Below is a window of Populus trichocarpa isolate Nisqually-1 chromosome 3, P.trichocarpa_v4.1, whole genome shotgun sequence DNA.
acTCGTCCACTAAACAGGATTTAATTTGTTGCCTCTAGACAACTGTGCATAGTTGGTATAAAGTGAAGCTTCAGAACTCTGCCCCTTCTACAAGGTCCCTAGAGCACAATGTCCATAAACCTAAATTATACGTAATATTCAGAAGCTATGTCACtgcgataaaaaaaattaagaaaaaaatctgaaataaaGGGCACAGACCTTCGACTTCAACTCAGCAGAGATCCCTAAAGCTTCTGGCTGTCTAAGTTGCCCTGATTTAACACGTACAGCACAGCTGGTGCAACAACCTGCAAGTACATAGCATTTCATCTAGATCAATTCTAACCAGAAAAATAGAAAGGGCCATAGACAGCAGAGTAAATACTCAGGAAATCCTATTctcagaagaagaaaaaaatcatacagAAATTATCATCAAGTGGCCTATCAGAAAACAGTGGCgtaattttttctattgatttggTAGTGTCAATAACGCAGATGCAAGAGATCTAATAAAACTAGCACTTCCTTTCTTATAAAGTTAAGTTTTGGGTTTAATGCGCGCTAAAAAAGTCATGACTGCAGTGAGCTATAAGTTGCATAATACATTAAAAGGAAGCTACTCCAGCGGGTGGAAGAACTGATAGattaacaaataaacaaaagagaGCGAAAGAGGAATTATTTGTTGGGTTTCCTTTTCTTGTCTTCCCTCCCCACTCCCACTCCTTTTCATAATAAGCTAAAATGAAAGACCCAATGCACCATATCCGACCGAAAACCTCTAAACTCCCAAATACTATTTAACCATGagtcttttaaaataaataaaaaattaatttaatttaaattgatagaGTGGCATTTGAGAACCGTATTACCGTGCCTGCAAGCAAATGGAAGTGTGATGTTCTGTGACTCCGCTGTGTGCAATATATACTGGTCCTGCATTtcgattttaaaaaataaataaacaaaatttatacatgCAATTCAATCACTGTCAattaaattcaacaaacatagtCTAAATTAATAATTCACCTCTGGAACAAGGAACTCGTGAACAACGCCTCGTTGCCTGTCGTGAACAGTGACCTTGTGAGTTGGAATCGAGGGAGAGTAGCTGTTGCCGGTTCGATCGCTCACTCCTACTGAAGATTGAAGCTCCGATGTCGTTTTAGCAACGCGGCATTTAAGAGAAGTGGAGTGTTGAGTCGTGGAGTTTGGAGATGAAATTCGCCGGTAAAATGCCGGTTTCCTGCAGAGTGAGTTGCAGGAGTGGCTTGAAATGATAAGGTCCATGGATTCTTTTTGTcgtttctcctctcctctcctctctggCGGTTATTTTATGTTATGTAAGGGTGGAGATTTGCTACTTGCCTTTGTAGGAATCGTTGGATGTCACACCACTTGAttgttttgctgttttttttttttttttagaaatattggGATTGACTTGTTCTGTGGAATAgtaactttctttttatttgggtCCGAAGGGCTGCTTTGGATAGAAAGGAGAAAAATGCATCATATGACATAGAAACAaggtttattataattaaaaaaaatacaatataagtTGTAGGGAAAAACTtactagtataaaaaaaattgaattaataataaatgctGGTCATAGACCTACAAATGATATAAATAGTATgtttaaagaaattgaaaatgatttagcttgaattttcaaattaaagtaatatagttgattttcttataaaacGAGGCATCCATGTCCGATTAATTTCAATCATaaagttattattatctttaatattttaaagaatatgAATTTAAATCCTTTTAAACGTGATGGTACGTATCCCTCTTTGATTCATATAATTAATACTAGTAATTAGTGGACTTTCAAACGCTCTACTATGATACAAGTGTGatgaacttttttaaaatttatataaatataaaaatgtataaaatttcATGTATGGTGCCTATCGTACATTCATTTTAtgaatgatttatatattttgtccAACAACAAGCTACTATTTACTAGTATAAAAATGTATAATGAGCcgtcatacttttttttttttccattatataTTTTGTCCAACAACAAGCTACTAAAAATATGGACGGCTCATTGAAGCTGCCGCTCATCAACTCCTTAAGAATTTTGCCTCTCTTGTGCAAATCATGTTCGCTGTTTGATCTCACTCTATGTCTATGAAGCACAGTCGCAggccattaaaaaaacaaaatgtcctTGTTGCTGCcgttttccttctttcttttgccCCATGTTAAGCGCAAGAGGCCCGCGTCCAAGGAGGGTGCATTTGTTCAACCTGGCACTTATTCGAAGGCATGCAGCTGCATGAACGGCACTCGGCAATCACCGTGGCGTCCTAGCAATTCCTTACATTTCTAGACTGGAACATCATGCGCGGAAAAAGCTGTTTCTATTTCagcaaaacataaatcaaaaacTGTAACGTGTTTCTGTTGTGAACGCGAAAGGAGAAGGATGCAAGCTGCTAAGGAGAAAATCAGCAATCTTGCTAGTGTTGCCAAGGAGCGCATGACCATTTGCAAAGCTAAAGTCGAAGAGCAGGTTATATTTCTCGAACAACTCAAATAGagagaacaaaaggaaaacatcTGTTTGGATATTAAGTGTTTTATCCGTTACAGTGTACCGTTGTTTTGTAAAGCTTGCTTGGTGAAAACTTGCAGGCACAGTAGGCGACAGCCAGgacagaagaagagaaagagctGGCCAAGGAGCGTGGAAAAGTAAAGGAAGCACAGGCAAAGATGGGGTTGCATCACCAAGCATGCAGCTGAGAAATTGAGttccaaccaccaccaccaacgtCCTGCGGTGGGCACTCAGCCAGTGGTGGGAACTCGGCCCATGGTTGGAACCCGTGCAAACCAACCAGTTGGGACTGCAGGTACCGTGCCTGTAAGCACAGTTCCTACATACCCCCTAGGAGGGCACCCTCCTGGACAGAACTATGTTTAGACAATTAATCATGCAGTGTGTTGGAAGGTGGGACTCCATGGGTGTATGTACGAGTGTAGAGTGTAGACTTGTCTGTCTCGAGTTTCAGCCTTCTGTTGGAAACTCTCTGTTATGAATGGAAAAATAGATTCGATCAAGCATCCCTCTTTACCATGCTGCAAGTCATCGGACATACAAGTATGAAGCAGGTGTTTCGAGAGTCGAGCTGGTCTGGTTTCAGTAAGAAAAATTTCGTTTGGTTTGCCCATATAACTCATTTCCTGCAAGGATATACGGAAATAGTTGATGGACAGATACATGAAAACAGTCAACTGCACGGCATGCAAGTCATTGGATCTTTCCTGTATTTAACTTTGTgtgcaaacaaacaaaatatagcAAATCCGGGAATAAGAAAATGTGAACAATCAAACCAGGTGTGCAGAAGACCGGATATGAAGGCCTCTTCAAAGGGAAGgatgagaaaatatatatacgaGCAAGTACAGGGAACAACATGGATCAATTGGTGCATGCATTCAACTCCAACAGAGTCAGTTTTCTAGAGCATCTGTGACATTTATCTGATTAGATGGtctaaattaaaatcttatcgCATACCAGTTGGACAAAGCCTTGTAACATAAACAACAATACAGTTGGGTCTAGGGTCTTCACACCACAAAAACAAAGCGTGAATCTATTCTAAAAGAATAACCCAGCAGCAAACCTACCCTATAGACCTTACAGATGAAACCCAGCCACCCCTGAGCCCTGAACATGAAGACCATTATACCCACTGCAGTCTCCCTTGATGTTCCACACGCTGTTGAATTTTTCCATCATGTGACATCATCTGCGTCTTGATTTTAGCTGGCCGGGTACTGTACTTCACTTCAAACCTCAGCAGAGGCTTGTGTTGTTCATCAACACTGGAAGATGTATCTGGTAAAACCTCGTCAAAGAACTCATCTGCCACGTCTCCATCTTCATCTATCCTGAGGCGTTTTGCATACCATCTCAGACCCTAAATAGGAAAAGATAAACAGACCATCAACATACTTTAAGagatcaaatcaataaaaatgtgAGCTAAGACACGGATCAACTGTGTACTGTCTTCATAACATTTGGAGCTTGGAACTACAagacaaaatacataaaataaaattaagcagGATAAATTGACTTGCTAACTTTGCTCTGTTTTACCATTGCTGCTCAAGATTTCAAGGAGCCTACCAATTAAATCCATGAATAACTAGTGTAATTCTGCGATTCAATTGATCACATGTGTGAAGCATCCCATTTATACATTTCgtgaatttaaattttcccGAACAAAAAATTTATCCAAAGGAATGAATGAAGAGAAAGATCAGAGTGTAAAGATTACTATGCTCAAGAAACAGCGACATTGCATACGGAGGAAATGTTGATTTTTATGAGGTCACAAACATGAAAAGCCCAACTTAACTAGCTAGGTTTATCAGCACCTACGAAAGTTCAACTATTTCTATCCTTCCCTATGTACACACAGGACCTCCTAGTTCGGGCTTCTCCAACCTACCTACTTCTACAGATGTTATTATCTCTGCCTCCTGTAATTTACCTAAAACAAACCAGCAGAGTATAACCCTTATTCATTGTCAAGTTGATTAAAGAAGAAGTAATGTTTCCTCATGCCCTTTTGGTCTATACAGCCAGGTGGCCCATCCTCTGCTTGCCAAAGGAAATTGAAGCTGCCAAGTATTTTACCTCAAAATCACCTAATATGCATGCTTCATAATTATAATCTCTCTCAAGAATTTGTGCTTCCAACAGCAACCAATACATCTCAAACATGCCATTATCTCTGGTACCCATTTGGATGTAGCCATTGAAcatgaaataaagaaagaacCAAAAGACCATAAGCAACTAACAACTAGACAGTGCTGCAGAAAATGGAATACACTTCATCCTTCTCTCATTCATAGAATATGAACTTGAAAGAGTATGATTTTTGGCTGCTGTCCATGTAAAAAAGATAGCTAAGAAGGAGACCCAGAGCAAACTCCTCAAGGGGAAAACATCTTGAAATTACCATACAGACACCTAAAGTACTCTtctaaattttagttaaaatccAGCTACCTCTTTGTAAATGTGCAGAAATGGCTAGGGGTAATAGAACGGTTATCTCTCCATTTGTCAACTAATTCACAAAATGGAAAGCATATTCTGCCCCTCTCAAGCATTGTATTGTGATGCCTATGCTATTGCAGTACActctttctcttgtttcttCAAATAGATGCCTCTTAGTTAAACATAGTATCAGCAAAGGTTAATGCATTCCATTACTTTGTATCCATACCTCCGAAAACCCACCTCCGTCAATTGCATAAATACAATGGctcgtttattttttatgggtatCACACATTGCAACATTCAAGACAATGGGTTATCACTCAACATTGCTGCCTTAAAACTTATAGATCTTACTCCTACTTGATTATTACCAGCTGATATTTGAGACCAAAAAATTTGCTAATGTCCAATGAgcctaaacattattttaaatgatcTAAAGGCATAATAATCTAAGAGCAATAAACACAATGAACTAATGTTCacatttttttgtcaaatcatTTGAAAATAGCAGACACCCTACCTTAGAAAAATTTACAGAGGCGACCATGAAATAACTAATAACTTCAGCGGCACAGGAACTACACACCAAACCAAAGCAAAAGGCCAATCAAAATGCCAGTCAGAAGGTTCAAAGTTGAGCTTCACCGCACATTAATGGTGATTTGAAGTTACTACCATAGGGTCATCTCACCAGAAAACACTCTGCAGTAGCATCATATGTTGCAGACATTCACAAAGATTAACACCAATGTGAGGCAGGCACAGTAAAATGTTGCCAACGTGACAGCATGTCATGACACAAGAAATTATTAGAATGCAGAAAACTAATAGAAAACAACAGGCCACATTCCATAACCctgataagaaaaaagtttgCAGAAGTTATTTTATGAGACACTACAAAAACTCAATAGGTTTACGGAGGTAAGGGCGAACCAACTCATTAGGTTACAAGATTGGCAGTTTAACTTGCAAATAAGACTACAACGGTGCATCAATAAAATTTGGAGGATGAACATTGCTTTCCATTTATAACTGCATTTATAATGCAAGATTCCTCGTGGAAGAAAGCTAGAAAtaacaatcatatgttaaaaaCTTTACAATCAAACTCAAAAATTTGGAGCTGCATTATGAGAACCTCAACAAAACTCCAAATGTAAAAGGTCCAAACTCCATCTTCAATCATTCTGAACACGTTAACCAAGGAAAAGAAGAGTCAGATTCTCATCATCCATTCCCTCTTTTCgaaggaaagaaacaaagatCCTACTGACCTCTATTGGGATTGACAATAATCTAAATGAAACACAGCAAATTGATATCGAAACTTACTCCTTAGTAAACACCAGCAATCATATATCTTCCGCAGCTACATTGTTTAATGACAATTCAACAATACCAAAACAACCCAACACTTGTCATTTCAAAACCCCAAACAATCACTAAAATCGAAAACtaacaaagcaaacaaaaatgtGAAGTCTAAAGAAAGAACAGACCTGAACGCCGCCGTCGCCGGAGTTGCAGGAGACGATTACGGGTCCAAGCTGGGGGCGTTCGACGGCGACTTGGAGAGGAACGCTAAAACCTTTACGGGGAAGCCCGGTTTCTTGGAAATTGGAGCGAAAAGGAGCCTGGTTGGGGTGTTGATGATgatcttcttcgtcttcttcttgttcttgttggtcTTTCACTTCGTGGCCTCCATCATCTTTAGCAAATCCAAGAAACCCCGCTAACCTCTTAAAGAATCGCATCGCATCCCCAACTACGAGTCGAACTTAATCGAGAACTAGACAAGGAGAAGATGGGATTGTTTGTGGATTTTatggagagggagagagttGGGATTTAGAGAGAGGGGGGTGGGGTGAAAGTGAGGTTTAGATTAGAGACTTAATTGTCGGAGAAGAGATGACAGGGAGAGAAATGATCTGTTTGCTTGCAAATctgttttgcttttgttttgttgttggtCTGGAAATGAAGGATTTCGATAacgtttaatttttaaaaacaaatatttaaaaaaaaaatttaacttttttaatttttatcattattttaatatgtttatattaaaaataaatttaaaaataaaaaacatattattttaatatatttataaataaaatatattttaaaaaattattattatcttaatatcaaacaaacttttttaattaaagggttcgttttgttttgttatttttttttattattgagattTTTGTCCATTTCTTTTACttagcatgaattttttttcatgcaaattacctaattattttataagtaatatattttttaatgtttatttttaaaaaatattttttaattattatagaaaaaaataatgataatgttgGTTGtgagatgatgataataattaagaaaataaaaaaagtaaaataatagtGATAAAATGGCGGTGGTAGTGAGATAACAGGTTGTGagaagttattttatataaaaattaatggttttAGTTAAGTGATTCAGATATAGATATAAGTCAtaatcaagaaatcaaaataatttaaggataaaatcaatataaaaaatagtttggatGCAAAATTGATACTACTTAATAATTTGgggatatattttatgttttcccaaaaataaaaaagaaaagtaagaaGGCGCGTGCGAAACAAAGGAAGACCAACGAGTTAATTGCTCTTTGACTTCAAACAAAACCATCTCTtcaacatctcaaaacaaatgaaatgaaacaaagcaaaacctcattctttctttaaaaaaatctcaaaatttccCACATCACCGATTACCTAATCAACACCGTCCATCAGCCTCGAGACTCCCTAGATCTGCATTTCCAACCTCCACCGCCTTCTTTTACCGGATAATAGTGGTTGTTTGAGTAATATTCGAGGCGCGATCCACTGGATCAGAGATGCCGGTGGCTGCTTCCGCCGTCTACTTCTTGAATCTTCGCGGCGATGTCCTCATCAATCGCCTCTATCGTGACGATGTCGGGTAATCTCTTAATTTTCCcttttatatatgttgctttatgaatttgtaGGAACCTGACCTTGTTGTGTGAATGTTTTTTTGTGGAATTGAATGTTTGGCTCTGTTAAATGTGAAGCAGGTaaaatcatctttattttttcttagattAACTCTACTAGATTTCGAAAATAAATTCACTCGAACAACGAGTTAATAATGTTGTTGGATACTGGAATCATTTTTTTACCATAAAGGAAGGAATAATCGTCACGAGGACACACGATACTTGCACACATCAATTTCTTCGAAATAGTATTTCAATTCCATAAAAGAAGTCCTGCTGACAGTCTAAAACTTGGCAAACGTGAGTGAAATGGTTCATGCAGCTCGCAATTTCACCCTGCTACTTTGCTTTTGACATATTCAATGAGGCATGGCCATTCTCATTTTTTGTTGTCTTGAAGAAGAATTAAACCTCAAATCTCTAGCTAGCTCAAGGATTTAATTTCACGAATCTACCCCTTTCCCTCCAAGGAATATTGAGAGTGAACAATATTCCTCCTTTACTTTTGCAAAGAAGACAGAATGCGGTGTTCCGTGTATGGTACAGGCCACACCTGTTTTGTAATTAAAGCATTGCAGCAGGTAATGCTTGTTAAGCATGGGCTCTTgaaatcttttccttttcacGGGAAGGTGAGGAACTGCATGAGTGGAGCCACACACGGTGTTGGCAGATGAACACTGGACGCCATAGCTTCTTTATCAATGCTATATCATTCCCCCCTTGATTCGTGAAAAACCTACTATGGAATCCATGTGCTTTTTTATTGAGAAGCAATGCCTCCTGCTATAACTTCTCTATCAATGTTGTATCATTCCCCCTTGATTTGTGAAAAACTTATTATGGAATCGAAATGCTTTTTTAGCAATGCCTCcattttttctgatttattttaGCCTGTTCTTCCCATTTCCccattttttgcattttctgtTCTGATCCTCTTGTTTGTGTTTGAGATGCAATAATTGTGGCGGCTTTGCAGTTTGTAATCTTCAATTGGTACtaaatttacaaattttttcAGTGGAAATATGGTGGATGCCTTCCGGACACATATAATGCAAACGAAAGAACTGGGAACATGTCCAGTGCGGCAGATTGGAGGTTGCTCTTTCTTTTACATGAGAATTAGCAATGTCTACATTGTGATTGTTGTCAGCAGCAATGCTAATGTAGCTTGTGCATTCAAGTTTGTTGTTGAGGTAGTCAACTTCttctttgtacttttttttcaggtttagcTTTAAATACATATAAGGATTGGCCTAGATGGTCTTACAGAAGGCACCTGGAAATTGCCTTCTGGCGTTAatggatttgaaaaaaacaaaagggtgcTGCCTACAAAACGATGAGCATCCAtcattatctaattatttttctgtttGTAGTATGATTCTTTTACTAGCATGATTACATTGTTCTGTTATTATTCTTGCTAATACACACACCAAATTTTATTGTACTTTCAGTGTCAAATGAAGTCCTTAGCCATCACAAACCCAATGATCAAAAAGCATATctgttggatattttatttgtaggaaaccaaaagtaaattttttcttCTGCAGCTGATACTGCTATTTTCCGTGCTGTATGCAGGCTGTTGCATTGTTCAAATCATACTTTGGTGGGGCTTTTGATGAAGATGCCATCAGAAATAATTTTGTTCTGATTTATGAGCTGCTAGATGGTAAGCAATTGAAAGCTACTAGACTCTTAGGATTGCTTGCTTTTACCCCCCCCaccttttttttggaaattttatgAAATCCACTTTACTACTGTTTGTGTTGTGGGGTTATTTTGCTTGTCATTATCCAGCAAATgaaaaattagatcaaatttGCATTTCAGAACTGTAATATTATGCAGATTAGTAATTGATTGGTATTTACATTGAAATTGCAGAGATCATGGACTTTGGTTACCCACAAAATCTTTCTCCTGAGATTTTAAAGCTTTACATCACACAAGAAGGAGTCCGCTCACCGTTTTCGTCCAAGGTTAGTTGTTTGTTTTAATAGATGCTGTTCAGAAGAACTATGACATGGAACCTTGATTTGCTATAGCTTTTTTATTTGCCAGGATTGGCTCTTCAATAGAAATGTTGTGTTAAATAGCCAttgaccttttctcttcttgtGTTTTCACCAatgggaaaaataaaatagcctACAGATAAACCTGTCCCCAATGCAACTTTACAAGTTACAGGTGCTGTCGGTTGGCGCAGAGAAGGCCTtgtttataaaaagaatgaggtgATTCAATTTTTCCTGCTTCTCACTTCACTGGAATTTGGCCATTGTGCTGGATTTTCACATTATTTGCGTACAGGTTTTTTTGGATATTGTGGAGAGTGTTAACCTTCTTATGTCTTCAAAAGGTgggttatgaattttttttataaaaaaattctcatgtAGCTTTTCTATATCTGTTCTTTTGGATATAATAGAATCACTGACTCGGTTGATCATAAACAACTTGGTGATTATAGGTAACGTCCTGCGCTGTGATGTAACTGGGAAGGTTCTTATGAAGTGCTTCCTCTCTGGAATGCCTGATTTGAAGTTGggtttaaatgataaaattggtCTTGAGAAAGAGTCACAACTGAAATCTCGTCCTGCTAAAAGGTAGTTTTTTAATGGAACATAAATATCATCCCTTCCCTCCCTACTGTCAAAAAAGTATTTTGCTTGACAATTccgtccttttctttttgttattcttgTATTTCATTATgaccttcctttttttttaagcataatgcatcattctattttctttttcattttccttttttccatcttttctgACTGGTTAGGCTGAGAAGTGCTTTCCTCGGATGTGATTTTTCTTCTCTAACTGAACTTTGGGCTCAGCTTGATTCTGCaatccatttgaaaaaaaacccataatagAAGGCTTCGCCTCTGCTGGTTTACTCACCCTAATGCAGTCATAACATATGCATATATCTAACCTGGGATGAATAAATACTAAGCAGTTTTCTTTGTGAAATCATCTTTATGctgatctctctctctgtcaTCATCGTCATCACAGTATTGGAAAGGTTTTTGCTTGCTGGGTCTTGAAACTAATCAATTATGAATTGCAACAGTATTTCATTTCCTCTTCTGCTTATAATTCATTGCTGGGATGGAATAGCCTCAGCTATTTTTGCTGCTTGgttttgtgatttctttttgttttttacatcaACTTTTGTCTAAACACACAAATAAATTGTGCCTTGTTGGTTTTAGGCTGCAAGTTGCTATCTTTATGTTTGTTTCAATAACTTGGTCTTTGAATATGCTGTTATGCAGTGGCAAAACAATTGAGCTTGATGATGTTACTTTCCATCAATGTGTAAATTTGACGAGGTTTAACTCAGAGAAGACTGTAAGTTTTGTCCCTCCAGATGGTGAATTTGAATTGATGAAGTAAGTTGAAGAAATCTCTCTCGTGATTTGTTATATGCCTGAAGTTTATGTTTGAATTCTCAAGTTTTCCATGTGAATTTTGGAATTTGAcgataaaaatatatacctGCTGGGGTGCCCGTCAGAGTCTTCCAAATGAATTGGTAGTTTGTccataaaaaggataaaaataaaaattagatattattttgttcacttttgGTCTGATAATAGTCTGGTGTATCTCATACTTTTCAAAGGATTTTAATTGCATTAACCATGGTGAGTTTACTACCTTGTATGCTTGACAGTTgattgtgttttgattttttgcttCTCGACAGCCTATCTGGACCCTTTATTTCCATAGACTGCTCTATTTTAATCCATCAAATCTAGACTAGCTTGAACTTCTCTTCCCCTCATTAACGATCATGCACTTTGGattaaattcttcaattatttGAGGCTTGCTACTGAAGGCCtgtcaacattttttttataccataaGAAGTGcaattaatttcttcaaaaattaaagtgGCTGGTGCTGATTTAATTGTGTCATTGTTTGATGATCTTTTAAGGTTTGATGTATTGATTTGCtcagtgttttatttttcacaggTATCGTATCACTGAAGGGGTTAATCTTCCATTTCGGGTATTGCCAACAATCAAGGAACTTGGTCGAACACGCATGGAAGTGAATGTCaaggtttgttttttggttCAGTTATCATGCTCTATGTGGATGTTTGCAGTTGTCCAGTTATCTTATGTAGACTAATCTTCAGGTTAAGAGTGTCTTTGGTGCAAAAATGTTTGCACTGGGGGTTGTCATCAAAATTCCTGTTCCAAAACAAACTGCTAAAACCAGTTTCCAAGTTACATCTGGTCGAGCAAAGTACAATGCTGCAATTGATTGCATAGTTTGGAAGTAAGTTTGTTTAGCTTGTTAAATgtgtaaatttaatttgttttttgggttcCTTTGATAGATTTTCTAAATATAAGAACTGCATTGTTGTATGCATCCCTTTCAATATCACGTGTTAGtcttatatttatttcaaatgtgAAGGTGCATGGAAATGGCCTTAGTTTATGGTGACTTTCTGATCCAATAATGATCCTTCATACTGGTTTAGTTTATTTCTTCAAGTTCAATAATTATAATACCACCTATTCTTTCATAGCCTCTGAAGTTCAATTACACAGAAAATAATGCCAACTGGCAGAGGCCATTCTTGAGGTTGGATGACCTGTTATGAATATTTGTATACAAATTAACTTCTAGTGAAATCTGACTTGGATACAAATCATTGGAAGAGTCAGattgtttaatttgttcaagGCTATTGAGCTCAGGCAGTACAGATAGATTCGTCCGATGCCTTTCTGAGGATTATACTGAAATGACAGTCTGTGTGCCTGTAATGCCTGCAGTGTTAATTAACATGAAGGTTTACatttacttgaaaatgaaaatagataCTGATCACAgccttcattaattattttttaatgaacatTCAACATTTAGTCATTGTCTCTTACACCGCACATCAGGACTATAACCAGCAATGCTTGCATGGAAAGCCTGTTGGGGTTCTATAATTATCATTTGGAAAGATGGCACAAGTGTGAACACATGTAATCTTAACTAGTCACTGTATGTGAGAAATTGAGCAAAACTATTATTCAACTATAAATACTACATAACTTACAAGCAGTTAAAATTTctgttaaattttttgttttccaaactCTAAAAGTTGGCTTATATTTGGGGTTTTAACTGTCATCAATAACTAATGTGATAAATTATTTGGAATCTCCTTTTTTTGTGGGttaaaaagaagattttattGCAAAGTAATCAGATCTGAATTGCAGCAA
It encodes the following:
- the LOC18096958 gene encoding ferredoxin C 2, chloroplastic codes for the protein MDLIISSHSCNSLCRKPAFYRRISSPNSTTQHSTSLKCRVAKTTSELQSSVGVSDRTGNSYSPSIPTHKVTVHDRQRGVVHEFLVPEDQYILHTAESQNITLPFACRHGCCTSCAVRVKSGQLRQPEALGISAELKSKGYALLCVGFPSSDLEVETQDEDEVYWLQFGRYFARGPIERDDYALELAMADE
- the LOC18096960 gene encoding uncharacterized protein LOC18096960 isoform X1, whose product is MRFFKRLAGFLGFAKDDGGHEVKDQQEQEEDEEDHHQHPNQAPFRSNFQETGLPRKGFSVPLQVAVERPQLGPVIVSCNSGDGGVQGLRWYAKRLRIDEDGDVADEFFDEVLPDTSSSVDEQHKPLLRFEVKYSTRPAKIKTQMMSHDGKIQQRVEHQGRLQWV
- the LOC18096960 gene encoding uncharacterized protein LOC18096960 isoform X2, producing MTCCHVGNILLCLPHIGVNLCECLQHMMLLQSVFCSCAAEVISYFMVASVNFSKGLRWYAKRLRIDEDGDVADEFFDEVLPDTSSSVDEQHKPLLRFEVKYSTRPAKIKTQMMSHDGKIQQRVEHQGRLQWV
- the LOC18096961 gene encoding AP-2 complex subunit mu, which translates into the protein MPVAASAVYFLNLRGDVLINRLYRDDVGGNMVDAFRTHIMQTKELGTCPVRQIGGCSFFYMRISNVYIVIVVSSNANVACAFKFVVEAVALFKSYFGGAFDEDAIRNNFVLIYELLDEIMDFGYPQNLSPEILKLYITQEGVRSPFSSKPTDKPVPNATLQVTGAVGWRREGLVYKKNEVFLDIVESVNLLMSSKGNVLRCDVTGKVLMKCFLSGMPDLKLGLNDKIGLEKESQLKSRPAKSGKTIELDDVTFHQCVNLTRFNSEKTVSFVPPDGEFELMKYRITEGVNLPFRVLPTIKELGRTRMEVNVKVKSVFGAKMFALGVVIKIPVPKQTAKTSFQVTSGRAKYNAAIDCIVWKIRKFPGQTEPTMSAEVELISTMAEKKSWTRPPIQMEFQVPMFTASGLRVRFLKVWEKSGYNTVEWVRYITKAGSYEIRC